A single window of Oncorhynchus keta strain PuntledgeMale-10-30-2019 chromosome 34, Oket_V2, whole genome shotgun sequence DNA harbors:
- the LOC118366592 gene encoding lysosome-associated membrane glycoprotein 1-like → MTQQHSRKQPLSIAFIALLAVTLHQSFAATDAPPTAAPQTTAPPPAPPARPERGNYIVTNGNGTACLMARMGLQLNVSFSSASLNKTVLEVVNLQPNLTKSSGSCDLDSATLLLNADENATSLTLVFSLNATSSKYHLSGVTLLAAWPDMRVPFSASNRSLDYLRGTLGRSYMCREEQTLAVTLNFSLNTFQLQVQPFGLKGDQFGAAEECQLDEDDMWIPIIVGAALAGLVLVVLVAYLIGRKRSHAGYQTI, encoded by the exons ATGACACAACAACATAGCCGCAAGCAACCTTTGTCCATTGCATTCATCGCGCTTTTAG CGGTCACGTTGCATCAGAGCTTTGCTGCCACTGACGCCCCGCCCACGGCTGCCCCTCAAACCACGGCTCCGCCTCCTGCACCCCCGGCCCGGCCCGAGAGAGGCAACTACATTGTAACCAACGGCAATGGGACTGCCTGTCTGATGGCCCGCATGGGACTGCAGCTCAATGTCAGCTTCAGCTCTGCCTCTCTCAATAAG ACTGTGCTAGAGGTGGTGAACCTGCAGCCCAACCTGACTAAGAGCTCAGGGTCATGTGACTTGGACAGCGCCACCCTACTGCTGAATGCTGATGAGAATGCAACCAGCCTCACCCTCGTCTTCTCCCTG AATGCCACGTCCAGTAAGTATCACCTCAGTGGAGTGACCCTGTTGGCAGCCTGGCCGGACATGCGTG tGCCCTTCTCAGCCAGTAACCGTAGTCTGGACTACCTGCGTGGTACCCTGGGGCGTAGTTACATGTGTCGTGAGGAGCAGACTCTGGCTGTGACTCTCAACTTCTCTCTCAACACCTTCCAGCTGCAGGTGCAGCCCTTCGGCCTCAAAGGGGACCAGTTTGGAGCAG cgGAGGAGTGTCAGCTGGATGAGGATGACATGTGGATCCCCATCATCGTGGGCGCTGCACTGGCTGGCCTGGTCCTCGTCGTTCTCGTGGCCTACCTCATCGGCAGGAAGAGGAGCCACGCTGGCTATCAGACCATCTAA